A segment of the Thermus sp. LT1-2-5 genome:
CTTGGACGCCCTGGCCGCCTTGCCGCTTCTGGACCTAGAGGTGGCGGAGGACGTGCGCCAGCTCCTCCCCGAGCTGGCTGGAGCCTTGGTGGTGGCCTACGCCCGCACCCTCAAGGAGCTGGACCCCGCCCTTAAGAACCCGCAACCCCCCCACCACGAGCGGGCGGAGCGGGTCTTCAACCTCCTCCTCTAGCCATGCAAGAAACCCTTCTCGCCCTTTACCGGGGGGCCACCCGCCTGGTCTTCAACCTGGTGGTGGTGGCCCTCCTGGTGGGCCTCTTCGTGGGGGTGGGGCGCACCTTTTTGGAGCTCGGCCTTACCCTTAGCGAACCCACGGTGCGTCTGGGCCTTAAAGAGCTCGTCACCAACGTATTGAGTTTGATCATCGTCCTGGAACTTGTCCGGGTCTTTGTGGAATATTTTGAGTTGGAACGGGTGCGCCTCGAGGTCCTGATGGAGATCGGGGTGGCCCTAGCCTTGCGGGAGCTTCTCCTCCTCCTCTTTGCCGAAAAGCTCTCGGGCTTGGACCTCTTCCTCTGGACCCTGGGGATCCTGAGCCTGGTGGCGGGGCGCACCCTGGCGGTGCAGTTTTCCCCAAGGAGGGCACGATGAAGGTGGAAGAGGTGGTGCTCCCCGGCGTGGGGCGCAAGTTCACCGTCACTGTGCAAAGCGGGGATCGGCTCGTCATCGTGGTCCACCACTCGGGCAAGCGGGAACTCCAGTACTTCGAGGCCGGGGAGGAGGACGAGCCCACCGCCACCCTGGACCTCACCGACGAGGAGGCCCGGGAACTGGGAGCCATCCTGGCCGGGGTCCTCTTCCACCCCGAGGCGGTGGGGGACACCCAGAGCAAGCTGGGGGCCAAGGTGATCGAGTGGATCAAGGTCCTCCCTGGCTCGAGGCTGGCAGGCCGGAAGGTGGGGGAGCTTCCCTTGCCCCCCGGGGCCCACCTCCTGGCCGTGGACCGGCCCGGGGCCCCTCTAATCCCCAACCCGGGCCCCGAGGTCACCCTGGAGGTGGGGGACACCCTGGTGGTGGCGGGAAGCCGCGAGGCGGTGGAAGCCCTGAAGAGGAGCCTCTAATGCACCCCTCGGTGGAAGCCTTCGCCCTGGCCGCCGGGCTCTTAGCCCTGGGGGCTGCCTTGGTGCACCGCTTCGGCTTCCCACCCCTTCCCGTCTACCTCCTCGCCGGGCTTTTAGTGGGGGAAAGGCTTCCCGTGGAGGAGCTCGAGCCCCTGCCCTCCTTGGGGCTTTTGCTCCTGCTCTTCTCCGTGGGGTTGGAGTTCGGCCCGGACCGCCTCAAGGAGCTTTCCGGAAAGGTCACCCGGGCCGGGTTTTACGACGCCTTGGCCCTGCCCTTGGGGTTTGTCCTGGGGCTTCTCGCTGGGCTTGACCTAAGGGGCGCTGCCCTCTTGGCGGGCGTGCTTTACGTGAGCTCCAGCGCAGTGATCGTCAAGCTCATCATCGACCTGCGCCGGGCCGCCAACCCAGAAAGCGAGGCGGTCCTGGGGGTCTTGGTCCTGGAGGACCTGGTGGTGGCCCTCCTCCTGGCCCTTTTGGGCGGGCACGGGGCGGGAGGCCTCCTGGGCGGGGTGGCCCTGGCCGCCCTCTACCTCCTCTTTGCCCGCTACCTGGGCCCAAGGCTCGTCCGCTTCATGGAAGGGCTCTCTGACGAGCTCGTCCTCCTCTTGGGCGCCGCCTTCACCGCCGGCACCGCCCTCCTCTTCCACGCCGTTGGGGCCTCGGAAGGTGTGGGGGCCTTCCTCTCCGGGGTCATCGCCGCCGGGCTTGGCCTCCGAGAGCGGTTAGAGCACCTCTTTGGCCCGGTGCGTGACCTGGGGGTAGCCCTCTTCTTCCTGGTGGTGGGGGCGGAGGCGCTCAAGCTCCTCAAGGGCCTCACCCCCTTGGCGGTGGGGCTCGTGGTCCTGGGGCTCGTCCTCAAGCTGCCCCTCAACCACCTGGGCGGGGCACGGGCGGGGCTTGGGCGCAAGCGGCGGCTTTATAGCGCCCTCTACCTGGTGCCCCGGGGCGAGTTCAACCTGGTCCTGGGAAGCCTGGCCCTGGCCCAAGGCTACCCCCTGGTGGCCCAGGTGGCGGTGCTTTTGGTGCTCCTTTCCATCCCCTTGGGCGCCCTCCTGATCCGCTACGCCCCCGAGGTTGGGGAACGCTTCTACCCCAAAGCGCCAAAGTCCAAGCGCATGGCGCCCTCGAGGCCTGGATAGGCGCTTTACCCTAAGTTCCTTGGTAGACTCCTTCTCGGAGGTCAACCATGGACATCTTTTTCCAACTCTTCTGGCTCTTCTTCATCCTCTCGGCCCTCTCCCCCTACTTCCAACAGCAGATGCTCCTGGGGGCCAGGGCCCGCAAAATCGCCGAGCTGGAGAGGAAACGGGGAAGCCGGGTCATCACCCTTATCCACCGCCAGGAGGCGGTGAGCTTCCTGGGCATCCCCATCAGCCGCTATATCAACATCGACGACTCAGAGCAGGTCCTAAGGGCCATCCGCCTCACGGACAAGAACATGCCCATCGACCTCATCCTCCATACCCCAGGGGGCCTGGTCCTGGCGGCGGAACAGATCGCCGAGGCCCTTTTGCGCCACCCGGCCAAGGTGACCGTCTTCGTCCCCCACTACGCCATGTCTGGGGGCACCCTCATCGCCCTGGCCGCAGACGAGATCGTCATGGATGAAAACGCCGTATTAGGCCCGGTGGACCCCCAGCTCGGCCAGTACCCAGCGGCGAGCATCCTCAAGGTTTTGGAGAAAAAGCCCCTTTCGGAGATAGACGACCAAACCCTAATCCTGGCGGACGTGGCGGAAAAGGCCCTCAAGCAGGTGAAGGCCACGGTGAAGAACCTTCTCCTCAAGCGCATGCCCGAGGAGAAGGCGGAGGAGGCAGCCCACCTTCTTTCCCAAGGAACCTGGACCCACGACTACCCCATCGACGTGGCCCAGGCCCGGGCCCTGGGGCTCAACGTATCCACGGAAATGCCCCTGGAAGTTTACGAGCTCATGGACCTCTATCCCCAAGCCCAAGGCGGTAAGCCCAGCGTCCAGTACGTGCCCCTACCCTACCGCCAGGAACCCAAAGCCGGGAGGCCTTAGGCTTGTTTCCCCTCTACGACATCAACCAGGCGCGAAGGCCCGCCCTCGTGGTCAAGGGCCTGGTTTTCGCCAACGCCCTAGCCTTTCTCTGGCAGCTTTCCGTGGGCCTGGAGGAAAGTGCCTATGCCTTGGGCTTTATCCCCGCCCTCTTCTTCGCTGACCCCCTGGGAGAGGGCTACCGCCTTCTCACCAGCATGTTCCTCCACGGGAGTTTTTTTCATATCCTATCCAACATGTGGTTCCTCTGGGTCTTCGGGGACAACGTGGAAGACCGAATGGGCCACGGGCGTTTCCTCCTCTTTTACCTCCTGGGCGGGGTGGCTGCCGCCTTAGCCCAAGGAGTCTTCACCCCCTTTTCCTCCGTGCCCATGATCGGGGCCAGCGGAGCGGTTTCTGCGGTGCTTGGGGCCTACTACGTCCTCTTCCCCCGGGCCTACGTGGTGTCGGTGCTCTTCATCCTCCTCCCCTTTTTTGTCACCCTGCCCGCCAGCTTTTACCTGGGATACTGGGCCTTCCTCCAGCTCCTCCAAGGGCTTTTGGGCCTCCCGGGCGTGGCGTGGTGGGCCCATTTGGGAGGCTTCGTCTACGGCGTCCTCCTAGCACCCCGCTTGGCCTGGAGGTGGCGGCGTTGGTAAACTCGGGCCCATGAGGGTAGCTGAGCTCATGACCCCAGGCCCGGATACCATTGGGCCCGAGGCTACGTTGGAGGAGGCGGCCCGGCGCATCCTGGAAAAGCGCTACGGGAGCCTGCCGGTGGTGGACCGGGAAGGACACCTCCTGGGGCTTCTTCAGGTGGAAGAACTCTTACCGCGGCCCGAGAACATCCCCTTCTCCGATGTGGAAGCCCTCCAACTCTTCGGGGAATGGGTGGACGAGCGCCTCTTGCAGGAAATCTACCGCCGCTACCAGAAGACCCCGGTGAAGGCGGTGATGCGCACGGACTTGCCCCACGTTCACCCGGAGGACCCGGCGGGGAAAGCCTTAGAAGTCCTCCTCACCACCGAGGTGCGCCACCTGCCGGTGGTGGACCGGGAGAACAAGGTGGTGGGCATCCTCACCCGGAGCGATTTTCTGAAGCTTTTCCTAAGGGGGTTCTGATGCACGGAGCAGAGCACCTCTTAGAGGTCTTCTACCTCCTCTTGGCCGCCCAGGTCATGGCCTTCCTCTTCCGGCGCTTGAACCAACCCGTGGTCATCGGGGAGGTCCTGGCGGGCGTTCTGGTGGGGCCTTCTCTTTTGGGCCTAGTCCACGAAGGGGAGATCCTGGAGTTCTTAGCGGAGCTCGGGGCCATCTTCCTCCTATTCATGGTGGGGCTGGAAACGAGGCTCAGGGACATCCTGGCCGTGGGCAAGGAGGCCTTTTTGGTGGCGATCTTAGGGGTGATCCTTCCCTTCCTCGGGGGGTACCTCTTTGGCCTACAGATCGGCTTTGCCACCCTACCCTCCCTCTTCCTGGGCACCGCCTTGGTGGCCACCAGCGTGGGCATCACCGCCCGGGTCCTGCAGGAACTAGGAGTCCTTGCCCGCCCTTACGCCCGCATCATCCTAGGGGCGGCGGTGATCGACGACGTGCTGGGGCTCATCGTCCTGGCCGTGGTCAACGGGGTGGCCAAGACCGGGCAGGTGGAAACCGGAGCCATCCTCACCCTCATCCTTCTCTCCGTGCTCTTCGTGGGGGCCGCCATCTTTCTCTCCACCCTCTTCGTCCGGCTCCCCTTGGAGCGCCTGCCGGTGGGAAGCCCCTTGGGCTTCGCCCTGGCCCTTGGGGTGGGCATGGCCGCCTTGGCTGCCAGCATCGGCCTGGCCCCCATCGTGGGGGCTTTCCTAGGAGGGATGCTCCTTTCGGAGATCCGGGAGAAGTATCGCCTGGAAGAGCCCATCTTCGCTGTAGAAAGCTTTCTTGCCCCCATCTTCTTCGCTATGGTGGGGGTACGGCTGGAGCTTTCCGCCCTCCTCTCCCCCGCTGTTTTGGTGGCGGGGAGCGTGGTGACCCTCATCGCTATCCTGGGTAAGGTCCTGGGGGGCTTCCTGGGCGCCCTCACCCAAGGGGTGCGGAGCGCCCTCACCGTGGGGGTGGGCATGGCCCCCCGGGGCGAGGTGGGGCTCATTGTAGCCGCCCTGGGCCTGGCGGCGGGGGCGGTGAACGAGGAGGAGTACGCCATCGTGCTCTTCATGGTGGTCTTCACCACCCTCTTCGCCCCCTTCGCCCTGAAACCCCTCATCGCCTGGACGGAGCAGGGGCTCCGCCAGGCTAAGGAATAGCCCGGTAAGCGGCGTAGGCGGAAAGGACCTTCCCCAGGTACTCCCGTGGCTCGTCCCGGTCCTGGAAGCGGAGGAAGGCGAAAAAGCTCCCCTCCCGGGCCAAGCCCCGGGAGGTGTAGCCGATGCCCCCGTTATAAGCGGTGATGGCGCAGGCGAGCCGCTCCATGTCCGCTAAACCCAAGGCCTCGCACCTATCCAAGAGCCAGCGCAGGTAGCGGGCGGCGTAGCGGATGGCGCTTTCCGGGTCAAAGGGGTCCGCCGGGGCTTCCCCCAGCATCCGGGCTACGTCGGCCCAAGTGCTCCTTAGGAACTGGGCCAGGCCCAAGGCCCCCGTGGGGCTCACCGCCTGGGGGTCAAAGCGGCTTTCCACGTGCAAGAGGGCAAAGAGGAGGTCGGGGTCTAGCCCCTCCTTAAGGGCGTACGCCTCCACCCAAGCCCGATAAGCCCGGGGGTAGGCAAGGGTGGTGGGCCAGGCGGCCCGGATGCCCTCCCGGTACAAGCCCAAGCGGTAGAAGAGGGGAACCAGGTGGGGCCAGGCCTCGAGCCTCTGCCAAAGGAGGTAGCGGACCTCGCCCTGGGCCCAGGCCTCCTCCCCCGCCCGAAGGAGCGCCTCCACCCGGGCCGCTTCCGGCGGAGGGGGCGCAGGGGGCGGGGGAGGCGGGGGCTTAGGGGCCTTGCCCGCCAGGAGGCCCAGGCCCCCTTCCAGCAGGTTCCAGGCCGCCTCTCGAGCCCCGGCATCCCCCAGGGCCCCCGCCAGGAGATAGGCCCGCAAGGCGGCGTCGTCGGCGTAAGGGCTTGGGGTGCGGGCGAGTTCCAGGTAAAGGGGAAGGGCTTCCCTCGCACGCTCGAGCCGCTCCAAGAGGGCCGTGGCCCGCCAAAGCCCTTCGGGGTTGCTCTGCCGGTAGAAGGCCAAGGCCTCCTCCACCCGGCCCAGCTCCTCCAGGACCCTACCTTGGGCGTAGCGGGCCTCTGGGTGGGGGTAGCGGGCGAAGGCGGCCAAGGCCTCTTCCCTTCGGCCCAAGCGCCAAAGGGCGTAGCCCAGCCCCAAAAACCCCCGGGGGTCCGCCTCGGCCCGGGCTTGGTAGGAAGCAAGGGCCTCCCGGTACCGGCCCAGGCGGAAAAGAGCCTGGGCCCTCAGGTCCGGCCTCGCCCCTGGGGGCAGGACTTGCAGGAGCGCCTCGTAGGCCCGACCCCGGAACAAAGCCTCCCAAAGCCTCTCTCCCGCCCCAAGCCTCAGGAGGGCCGCCACCGCCTCTTCCTCGGGAAGAAGCCTTTCCCAAGCGGAAAAGGCCCGGGGGTCCCGGGCCGCCTCCAGAAGGGGCGCCGCCACCCGCCAGGCCGCCTTGGCCTCCCAGCCCGGGGCAAAGGCCCTCGCCCCCTCCAAGAAGAGGGCGTAGCGCCAGGCGTACTCCGCCCGCTCCCCTAAGGGAACCTCCTCCCGCTCCACCAGGCGCCAGCCGGCCAGCATCCGGGCGTACCCCTCCCCCGCCAGGGCCACCTGGCGGAGCTCGGCCACGCCCCCTCGTTGCAAGAGGGCGTAGTCGGGAGGTAGCTCCTGGGCCCGGCAGGCGGTGAGGAGAAGAAAAAAGGCAAGCCAGGGCACATCCCTACCCTACCCCGCCCCCCTGAGAAGCGGAAAAGAGGCAATCCTTCCCCCAAGGGAAGTCCCCTGGCGCCCGGCGGGGGGTTGGGCGTAGCCTGGTAAGGCTTATGGGCCAGTTGCCGGGTTATCCCGAAGGGCGTATTCCCCCCCATAGCCTCGAGGCGGAGCAGAGCGTCCTCGGGGCCATCCTCCTGGACTCGGACGTCCTGGACGAACTGGAAGGCCTCCTTCCCTCCCCCGAGGCCTTCTACGCCGAGGCCCACCGCCGGATCTACACCGCCATGCAAGCCCTGAGGAACCAGGGCAAGCCCGTGGACCTGGTGACCCTGGCGGAGGAGCTTTCCCGCCGCAACGAGCTAGAGGGCGTGGGGGGGCTAAGCTACCTGGTGCAGCTTTCCGAGGCCACCCCCACCGCCGCCTACGCCGAGCACTACGCCCGCATCGTGGCGGAGAAGTGGACCCTGCGCAAGCTCATCCAAGCGGCGGGGGAGGCCATGCGCCTGGCCTACGAGGAGGCGGGCAGCCTGGACGAGATCCTGGACACGGCCGGGAAAAAGATCTTGGAGGTGGCCCTGACCCAGACGGACACCGAGGCCCGGGCCATGCGGGAACTCGTCCACGAGACCTTCGAGCACATCGAGGCCCTGTTCCAGAACAAGGGCGAGGTGGCCGGAGTGCGCACGGGCTTCAAGGAGCTAGACCAGCTCATCGGCACCCTGTCCCCGGGTTCCCTCAACATCATCGCCGCCCGCCCCGCCATGGGCAAGACCGCCTTCGCCCTCACCATCGCCCAGCACGCCGCCTTGAAGGAGGGGGTGGGGGTGGGGATTTACTCCCTGGAGATGCCTGCGGCCCAGCTCACCTTGCGCATGATGTGCTCCGAGGCCCGCATCGACATGAACCGGGTACGCCTAGGGCAACTCTCGGACCGGGACTTCTCCCGACTGGTGGACGTGGCGGGCCGCCTCTCCGAAGCCCCCATCTACATCGACGATACCCCCGACCTCACCCTGATGGAGCTTCGGGCCCGGGCCAGGCGGCTCAAAAACCAGCACGGGGTGGGGCTCCTCATCATCGACTACCTGCAGCTCATGTCCGGGCCCGGGGGGGGCAAGCAAGGGGAAAACCGCCAGCAGGAGATCGCCGCCATCTCCCGCGGCCTCAAGGCCTTGGCCCGGGAGCTCAACGTGCCCGTGATCGCCCTAAGCCAGCTCTCCCGGGCGGTGGAGGCCAGGCCCAACAAGCGCCCCATGCTCTCCGATCTAAGGGAATCGGGCTCCATCGAGCAGGACGCCGACTTGGTCATG
Coding sequences within it:
- a CDS encoding phosphate-starvation-inducible PsiE family protein, with the translated sequence MQETLLALYRGATRLVFNLVVVALLVGLFVGVGRTFLELGLTLSEPTVRLGLKELVTNVLSLIIVLELVRVFVEYFELERVRLEVLMEIGVALALRELLLLLFAEKLSGLDLFLWTLGILSLVAGRTLAVQFSPRRAR
- a CDS encoding cation:proton antiporter, with the translated sequence MHPSVEAFALAAGLLALGAALVHRFGFPPLPVYLLAGLLVGERLPVEELEPLPSLGLLLLLFSVGLEFGPDRLKELSGKVTRAGFYDALALPLGFVLGLLAGLDLRGAALLAGVLYVSSSAVIVKLIIDLRRAANPESEAVLGVLVLEDLVVALLLALLGGHGAGGLLGGVALAALYLLFARYLGPRLVRFMEGLSDELVLLLGAAFTAGTALLFHAVGASEGVGAFLSGVIAAGLGLRERLEHLFGPVRDLGVALFFLVVGAEALKLLKGLTPLAVGLVVLGLVLKLPLNHLGGARAGLGRKRRLYSALYLVPRGEFNLVLGSLALAQGYPLVAQVAVLLVLLSIPLGALLIRYAPEVGERFYPKAPKSKRMAPSRPG
- a CDS encoding CBS domain-containing protein, with protein sequence MRVAELMTPGPDTIGPEATLEEAARRILEKRYGSLPVVDREGHLLGLLQVEELLPRPENIPFSDVEALQLFGEWVDERLLQEIYRRYQKTPVKAVMRTDLPHVHPEDPAGKALEVLLTTEVRHLPVVDRENKVVGILTRSDFLKLFLRGF
- a CDS encoding cation:proton antiporter, which gives rise to MHGAEHLLEVFYLLLAAQVMAFLFRRLNQPVVIGEVLAGVLVGPSLLGLVHEGEILEFLAELGAIFLLFMVGLETRLRDILAVGKEAFLVAILGVILPFLGGYLFGLQIGFATLPSLFLGTALVATSVGITARVLQELGVLARPYARIILGAAVIDDVLGLIVLAVVNGVAKTGQVETGAILTLILLSVLFVGAAIFLSTLFVRLPLERLPVGSPLGFALALGVGMAALAASIGLAPIVGAFLGGMLLSEIREKYRLEEPIFAVESFLAPIFFAMVGVRLELSALLSPAVLVAGSVVTLIAILGKVLGGFLGALTQGVRSALTVGVGMAPRGEVGLIVAALGLAAGAVNEEEYAIVLFMVVFTTLFAPFALKPLIAWTEQGLRQAKE
- the dnaB gene encoding replicative DNA helicase; the encoded protein is MGQLPGYPEGRIPPHSLEAEQSVLGAILLDSDVLDELEGLLPSPEAFYAEAHRRIYTAMQALRNQGKPVDLVTLAEELSRRNELEGVGGLSYLVQLSEATPTAAYAEHYARIVAEKWTLRKLIQAAGEAMRLAYEEAGSLDEILDTAGKKILEVALTQTDTEARAMRELVHETFEHIEALFQNKGEVAGVRTGFKELDQLIGTLSPGSLNIIAARPAMGKTAFALTIAQHAALKEGVGVGIYSLEMPAAQLTLRMMCSEARIDMNRVRLGQLSDRDFSRLVDVAGRLSEAPIYIDDTPDLTLMELRARARRLKNQHGVGLLIIDYLQLMSGPGGGKQGENRQQEIAAISRGLKALARELNVPVIALSQLSRAVEARPNKRPMLSDLRESGSIEQDADLVMFIYRDEYYNPHSEKAGVAEIIVGKQRNGPTGTVELQFHAQHVRFNDLAKEP
- a CDS encoding ATP-dependent Clp protease proteolytic subunit, with product MDIFFQLFWLFFILSALSPYFQQQMLLGARARKIAELERKRGSRVITLIHRQEAVSFLGIPISRYINIDDSEQVLRAIRLTDKNMPIDLILHTPGGLVLAAEQIAEALLRHPAKVTVFVPHYAMSGGTLIALAADEIVMDENAVLGPVDPQLGQYPAASILKVLEKKPLSEIDDQTLILADVAEKALKQVKATVKNLLLKRMPEEKAEEAAHLLSQGTWTHDYPIDVAQARALGLNVSTEMPLEVYELMDLYPQAQGGKPSVQYVPLPYRQEPKAGRP
- a CDS encoding TrkA C-terminal domain-containing protein, with translation MKVEEVVLPGVGRKFTVTVQSGDRLVIVVHHSGKRELQYFEAGEEDEPTATLDLTDEEARELGAILAGVLFHPEAVGDTQSKLGAKVIEWIKVLPGSRLAGRKVGELPLPPGAHLLAVDRPGAPLIPNPGPEVTLEVGDTLVVAGSREAVEALKRSL
- a CDS encoding rhomboid family intramembrane serine protease → MFPLYDINQARRPALVVKGLVFANALAFLWQLSVGLEESAYALGFIPALFFADPLGEGYRLLTSMFLHGSFFHILSNMWFLWVFGDNVEDRMGHGRFLLFYLLGGVAAALAQGVFTPFSSVPMIGASGAVSAVLGAYYVLFPRAYVVSVLFILLPFFVTLPASFYLGYWAFLQLLQGLLGLPGVAWWAHLGGFVYGVLLAPRLAWRWRRW
- a CDS encoding transglycosylase SLT domain-containing protein, which translates into the protein MPWLAFFLLLTACRAQELPPDYALLQRGGVAELRQVALAGEGYARMLAGWRLVEREEVPLGERAEYAWRYALFLEGARAFAPGWEAKAAWRVAAPLLEAARDPRAFSAWERLLPEEEAVAALLRLGAGERLWEALFRGRAYEALLQVLPPGARPDLRAQALFRLGRYREALASYQARAEADPRGFLGLGYALWRLGRREEALAAFARYPHPEARYAQGRVLEELGRVEEALAFYRQSNPEGLWRATALLERLERAREALPLYLELARTPSPYADDAALRAYLLAGALGDAGAREAAWNLLEGGLGLLAGKAPKPPPPPPPAPPPPEAARVEALLRAGEEAWAQGEVRYLLWQRLEAWPHLVPLFYRLGLYREGIRAAWPTTLAYPRAYRAWVEAYALKEGLDPDLLFALLHVESRFDPQAVSPTGALGLAQFLRSTWADVARMLGEAPADPFDPESAIRYAARYLRWLLDRCEALGLADMERLACAITAYNGGIGYTSRGLAREGSFFAFLRFQDRDEPREYLGKVLSAYAAYRAIP